The following proteins are co-located in the Vigna unguiculata cultivar IT97K-499-35 chromosome 9, ASM411807v1, whole genome shotgun sequence genome:
- the LOC114195928 gene encoding E3 ubiquitin-protein ligase SIS3-like, with amino-acid sequence MAIRGVNFKWFDGFFLSVLATNTAIVIINWNLYQSCTYPLHIWTVVDYSVVFTFRLLMFIDNGLASRLRDFGWALRCANFYGRVVVLSILAFLLYPFLWAWTIIGTLWFIDTKICLSGGGQKWSFIIWLLFSYCGLLCIASLTAGKWLKRRQLHLLNSPEGMHISAFGIIMEMIQVPDWAFEAASTAQNATFHPGLYLTEAQKEAMEASIQELPTFKLDAVPTTCNECLICLEEFCAGNQVRGLPCGHNFHVECIDEWLRLNVSCPRCRCSAFPNLNLNAISDLHFDPEDFSNTSITRTHDLNQTTR; translated from the exons ATGGCAATTAGAGGCGTTAATTTCAAATG GTTCGATGGTTTTTTCTTGTCTGTGCTCGCGACCAACAC AGCTATTGTGATAATTAATTGGAACTTATACCAATCTTGTACATACCCTCTGCATATATGGACTGTG GTCGATTACAGTGTGGTTTTCACTTTCCGACTCTTGATGTTCATTGATAATGGACTTGCTTCCAGACTGAG aGATTTTGGATGGGCTCTGAGATGTGCTAATTTTTATGGGAGAGTGGTTGTACTTTCAATCCTTGCATTCCTTTTGTATCCATTTCTTTGGGCATGGACAATAATTGGTACCTTATGGTTTATCGACACTaaaatttgt TTGTCTGGAGGGGGTCAGAAATGGAGCTTCATTATTTGGTTACTCTTTAGCTATTGTGGACTCCTTTGTATTGCTTCTCTCACAGCAGGGAAG TGGTTGAAACGAAGACAATTGCACTTGTTAAATTCCCCAGAGGGTATGCATATATCCGCATTTGGG ATTATAATGGAAATGATCCAAGTACCTGATTGGGCATTTGAAGCTGCAAGCACTGCCCAAAATGCTACATTTCATCCTGGACTTTACCTAACTGAAGCTCag AAAGAAGCAATGGAAGCTTCAATTCAAGAACTTCCAACATTCAAGTTAGATGCGGTTCCTACTACTTGCAACGAATGCCTCATTTGCCTAGAAGAGTTTTGTGCAGGAAATCAG GTTCGTGGGTTGCCCTGTGGTCACAATTTCCATGTGGAATGCATAGACGAGTGGCTTCGGCTTAACGTGAGTTGTCCTCGATGTCGTTGTTCAGCATTTCCTAATCTTAATCTTAATGCAATCTCTGATCTTCATTTCGATCCTGAAGACTTTTCTAACACTAGTATAACAAGAACACATGACTTAAATCAAACTACTAGGTAA
- the LOC114163443 gene encoding uncharacterized protein LOC114163443, with protein sequence MSSTKATRSSNLILDYCLLFGNSVLVLFDSGALHSFISLHYVKKLGLSTRDLGCELIVWTPASGQVSTNSAYVGCSLEVEGRRFKVNLICLPLEGLEVILGMDWLSINHVVIDCGRRRVVFLEAQGVELISS encoded by the coding sequence ATGAGCAGCACAAAGGCCACCCGGTCAAGTAATCTCATTCTAGACTACTGTTTATTGTTTGGTAACAGTGTGTTAGTGCTGTTTGATTCAGGAGCTTTGCACTCCTTCATATCCCTCCACTATGTGAAGAAACTGGGGTTGTCAACTCGTGACCTGGGATGCGAGTTAATAGTCTGGACACCAGCATCTGGACAGGTTTCAACCAATTCTGCCTATGTTGGATGCTCGTTGGAAGTTGAGGGCCGAAGATTCAAGGTGAATCTTATATGCTTGCCTTTGGAGGGATTGGAAGTAATATTGGGAATGGACTGGTTGTCTATCAACCATGTCGTGATTGACTGTGGACGACGCAGAGTGGTATTCCTAGAGGCACAGGGGGTAGAGTTGATATCATCGTAG